Below is a window of Candidatus Chromulinivoraceae bacterium DNA.
CAAGATAATGCCTGCGCGGCAATCAACGCAGTTTGGTCGTATGTGCAAGATGGTGAAGTTATTGCACGAGGTCTCTCTGAATTTACCGGGTTACCCCATCGACTTAAGCTAGTTGACGAGAAAAGAAACGTTCGCTATTACGATGATAGTATCGCTACTACACCAGGCAGCGCTATCGCTGCTATGGTCGCATTTGACGCACCAAAAGTGCTGATTTTAGGCGGTTCAAGCAAAGGGGCTGATTTCACATCGGTGGCTGAAGTTGCCGAGAAGGCGGATATCAGAGTTACTCTGTTGATTGGTTCTGAAGCACCAAAAATTGAGGCAGTGTTGAAGCCTCGAGGAATTCCATATCTTAATTTAGGTGAAACTATTACGATGGATGAAATCGTTAAAATTGCAGCAGTCCAGGCGCACGCGGGCGATGTGGTGGTATTAAGCCCGGGGTGCGCAAGTTTTGGTATGTTTAAAAACTACAAAGACCGCGGAGACCAGTTTATTGCAGCGGTTAAAAATTTATAATCTGCTACAATAAAAGTACAAGAGGAGAGGAATTATGCAGCCATTGTTAAAACGGCTCGATGCCTTGCGTCAGTCGATATTGGCTGCCTATACGCAACTGGCAATTGAAGACAAAGCTGCCTTGGCGAGTACGATCGAGGATGAATTAGCGGCGCCCGAAATTTGGAACAATCCCGTATATGCTCAGGATAAGAGCAAGCAACTTGCTAGTTTGAACGCTATGGTAACACCATGGAAGACACTTCGTGCTCAAGCTGAGGATATGCATGAGCTGATGGAGCTTGGTGACGATAGTCTACTTGGAGAATTCGAGGGTCAGGTCAGTGCGCTTGAAGCTGAGTTTGCCGAGCGTAAAAAAGAACTACTTTTTAATGGTGAATACGATGACCATAACGCTATCATTCGTATTAGTGCTGGAGCCGGTGGGACTGATGCTCAGGATTGGTCTGAAATGCTTGAGCGAATGTATTTGCGTTGGGCAGAAAAGTCCGGGTTTGTAACATCAATTGTGGAACGTTCCGTTGGCGATGAAGCGGGCATTAAAGCGAGTGTGATTGAAATTACAGGTCCTTACGCGTACGGAAGACTGCGTTCTGAAAACGGCGTACATCGACTTGTTCGTCTCAGTCCGTATAATAGCGACAACCTCCGACAAACTAGCTTCGCGCTAGTCGAGATCCTACCTCAGATTGAAGCGCCTGAGGAGGTTAGTATCAGTGACAAAGACCTAAAAATAGATGTTTATAGGGCAGGCGGCCATGGTGGTCAGAGCGTTAATACGACAGATAGCGCTGTGCGCGTGACGCACCTTCCAACTGGCATTGTGGTTGCTATTCAAAATGAACGATCGCAGCTTCAAAATAAAGAAACGGCTATGCGTATTTTACGCTCAAAATTAGCACAGCTGCAACTAGAGCAGCATGCTGAAAATGTCAGTGATTTACATGCCGGTGAATCAGCAAACTGGGGAAGCCAAATTCGTAATTACGTGTTGCACCCCTACACTATGGTGAAGGATACTCGTACTAAATATGAAGATCGTGATGCTTCAAGCGTACTCGACGGCAAGCTAGACGGCTTTATGACTGCCTATCTTGAGCATGGTATGAATTAGTTAAAACACTAGCCGATCTGTAGCCATAAAAGTGATTATGGTATACTATAGACAGCGATGATTCTTTTAGATAGGGTAACTAAAACATACGGAAAAGATGCCAAACCTGCGCTCAACCGTATAAGCTTACATGTCGAACCAAATGAGTTCGTCATTTTAGTCGGTACCAGCGGTGCAGGCAAAACAACACTCCTAAGATTACTTACTCGCGAAGAAAAGCCAACTAGCGGCAAGATTGTCGTAGGTGGTATTGATTACGATACGTTAAAAGATAAGCATATCCCGCTATTGCGCCGTAAAATTGGCGTAGTATTCCAAGATTTTAAGTTGCTGCCGCAGCGTACTGTGTTTGAAAACGTAGCCTTCGCCCTTGAAATTGCTGGCATGACTAACCGTGAAATTAAGAATACCGTACCAAAGGTGATTGAGCTTGTTGGCCTTGCCGGTAAAGAAAACCAATTTCCACACCAGCTGTCCGGTGGTGAACGTCAGCGTGTCGCGATTGCTCGTGCCGTTGTTCGTCAGCCAAAAATCCTTATCGCCGATGAGCCAACGGGTAATCTTGACCCACGCCACAGTTGGGATATTGTTCGGTTGCTTG
It encodes the following:
- the ftsE gene encoding cell division ATP-binding protein FtsE, with protein sequence MILLDRVTKTYGKDAKPALNRISLHVEPNEFVILVGTSGAGKTTLLRLLTREEKPTSGKIVVGGIDYDTLKDKHIPLLRRKIGVVFQDFKLLPQRTVFENVAFALEIAGMTNREIKNTVPKVIELVGLAGKENQFPHQLSGGERQRVAIARAVVRQPKILIADEPTGNLDPRHSWDIVRLLEKINKYGTTVLLTTHNVDIVNKLKRRVVTLEHGKITSDQAQGSYRQ
- the prfB gene encoding peptide chain release factor 2, coding for MQPLLKRLDALRQSILAAYTQLAIEDKAALASTIEDELAAPEIWNNPVYAQDKSKQLASLNAMVTPWKTLRAQAEDMHELMELGDDSLLGEFEGQVSALEAEFAERKKELLFNGEYDDHNAIIRISAGAGGTDAQDWSEMLERMYLRWAEKSGFVTSIVERSVGDEAGIKASVIEITGPYAYGRLRSENGVHRLVRLSPYNSDNLRQTSFALVEILPQIEAPEEVSISDKDLKIDVYRAGGHGGQSVNTTDSAVRVTHLPTGIVVAIQNERSQLQNKETAMRILRSKLAQLQLEQHAENVSDLHAGESANWGSQIRNYVLHPYTMVKDTRTKYEDRDASSVLDGKLDGFMTAYLEHGMN